A window of Terriglobia bacterium contains these coding sequences:
- a CDS encoding site-2 protease family protein translates to MSDPIPPVPSAYDFQPVEVFLAEQRPRRRYWLHAVLLLATVFTTLVVGARLEFDFLHNLPAFTISDSVLPFFELGWILAQPSRLLLGVPFAGTLMLILLAHEMGHFVYCMRYGVNATLPFFIPAPTLIGTLGAFIRIKSPIRSREALFDIGIAGPIAGFVVACITLIAALTLSKPMPMTVSQSDLVLSYPLVFEWARWLLIRLGVSGGGSLPLASVYLHPTAIAAWVGMFATALNLLPGGQLDGGHIVYAISPRAHRHVSRLTVGILLPMGFLLWSGWLVWALLLTISGLRHPQVPPWPGIGRKRKWLALLAFFMLILTLVPEPFRGAALR, encoded by the coding sequence CGCTACTGGCTGCACGCGGTGCTGCTGCTGGCGACGGTGTTCACCACGCTGGTAGTCGGGGCGCGGCTGGAATTCGATTTCCTGCACAACCTGCCGGCGTTTACTATCAGCGACAGCGTACTTCCTTTTTTTGAGCTGGGCTGGATTTTGGCACAGCCCTCGCGCCTGTTGCTGGGCGTGCCCTTTGCCGGGACATTGATGCTGATCCTGTTGGCGCACGAGATGGGTCACTTCGTGTACTGCATGCGCTATGGGGTGAATGCCACGCTGCCGTTTTTCATCCCGGCGCCGACGCTGATCGGGACGCTGGGCGCGTTTATTCGCATCAAGTCGCCGATCCGCTCGCGCGAGGCGCTGTTCGACATCGGCATTGCCGGGCCGATTGCCGGGTTCGTGGTCGCCTGCATCACCTTGATCGCGGCGCTGACCCTTTCCAAGCCCATGCCGATGACGGTGAGCCAGTCCGATCTCGTACTGTCCTACCCACTGGTCTTCGAGTGGGCACGCTGGCTGCTGATCCGCCTTGGGGTGAGTGGCGGCGGCAGCCTGCCGCTAGCGTCGGTCTATTTGCATCCGACGGCGATCGCCGCCTGGGTCGGAATGTTTGCTACCGCTTTGAACCTGCTGCCCGGCGGACAGCTTGATGGCGGCCACATCGTGTACGCGATCTCGCCGCGCGCCCACCGGCACGTGTCGCGGCTGACGGTGGGCATCCTGCTGCCGATGGGATTCTTGCTCTGGTCGGGATGGCTGGTGTGGGCACTATTGCTGACCATCAGCGGGCTGCGCCATCCGCAGGTACCGCCGTGGCCGGGAATCGGGCGCAAGCGAAAATGGCTGGCGCTGCTCGCGTTCTTCATGCTGATCCTGACCTTGGTGCCGGAGCCGTTCCGGGGCGCAGCGCTACGGTAG